AGGAGGAACTCGGGATCGGCGTCCTTCAGAAGGAACCCGCTCGCGCCCTGGCGAATCGCGCGGGCCGCGGCCTCGTCGAGATCGAACGTCGTGAGCATGACGATGCGGGGCGGCGCGGGGTCGCCGAGAAGCTCGGCCGTCGCCGTCAGGCCGTCCATCACCGGCATCCGGATGTCCATGAGCACGACGTCGGGGTTCGTCGCCCGGACGACGTCGATCGCCTCGCGCCCGTCGGCGGCTTCGCCCACGACCTCGAGATCGGGCTGCGACCCGACGAGCATCCGGATGCCGGCGCGGAACAGCGCCTGGTCATCCACCAGCACGACGCGGATCATCGCGGACCACCTCCGATGGGAAGGGCCGCGCTCACGACGAACTCGTCTCCGGAGACCCCCGCATCGAGCGTGCCACCGATGAGCTTGGCGCGCTCGGACATCCCCACGAGTCCATGTCCCGACCCACCCGCGGGGGTCGACCCGACCGCGTTGCGGACGTCGAGGAGAACCCGGTCGGGATGCCACGCGAGCCGCACGCGCACCCCACCCTCACCCTTGTGGCGCAGAGCGTTGGTCAGGGCTTCCTGCAGGATCCGGTAGACCGCGAGCTGCACGGCGGCGGGCGGGACGCCCGGGGGCGCGGGGTCGACGTCGACGGCGAGCGCGACCCCCGCCGCGCGCACCTGCGCGTAGAGCTGTTCGAGGTCGGCGAGGGTTGGCTGGGGGCCGTCGCCCTGGCTGTGTCGCAATTGTGTGAGGAGGAGCCGGACATCGGAGAGGGCCGAGCGGGCCGTCGACGAGATCGTCCCCAGAGCCTCGGTCGCGACGGACGAATCGGATGCCGCGGAGCCCGTCGCCGCGGCATCCGTCGCGCCTGCCGCGAGCGCGTAGCGCGCGCCGTCCGCCTGCGCGACGATGACGGCGAGCGAGTGGGCGACGACATCGTGCATGTCGCGCGCGATCCGCACGCGCTCCTGCTCGGCGATCGCCTCGGCTTCGGCACGCTCTTGCGCACGCTTGTTCTCGCGCGCCCTCACGGCGGTCCGCACGAGGGCGCCGGTCGTCCAGGAGAGCCCCAGCGCGAACGCTGCGGCGACGAGCATGACGAGCGCAATCGGGAGCGTCTGCCACGACAGGCCTCCCGCCGCGAAGACGGGGCCGACCAGCAGGTACACCGTGATGACGACGGCCCCGAGGGTCGCCGACGCGAGTCCTGCCCAGTACACGAGGCGCGTCCCGTAGGCGGCCGTCACGTACAGCACGCCGAAGATCGCGAAGTCGGCGAAGCTCGGCGGACGCCCGAGCGCCATCTGTATGATCGCCCCCACCCATGCCGCGCCGAGCGCGAGACCCGGCGAGAGGCGGCGGATCGCGAGCGCCGCCGAGAACAGGAGGGCGATCGCGACCGCGAGCCCGGTCTCGAGCCCCGGACCGAAACGCGCTGGGAGACCGGTGACGCCCGTCGTCGCCACCTCGAGCGGAGCCGCGACGAGGAAGAAGACGACGCCGATGGAGACATCGACGACGAGCCGGGCAGTCGTCAGGCGGCGGAACACGCCCTCACGTTACGCGAGCGGACTTCGCGCATCATCCGTCTGGAGATGTATCCGCGCGGATCCTCCCGTCGACCATTGCGGCAGGCGACGTGAGGCCTTACTGTCGCGACACGGGCGAACGGCGACGCAGGGGGACGACACATGACAACGGTACGTGCAGCGATCTCGCAGACGACCTGGACGGGCGACAAGGAGTCGATGCTCGACCGCCATGAGACCTTCCTCCGGGATGCCGCGGCGGACGGCGCTCAGGTGATGTGCTTCCAGGAGCTCTTCTACGGCCCCTACTTCGGCATCACGCAGGACAAGAAGTACTACCGCTACGCCGAGCCCGCAGACGGACCCATCGTGCAGCGCTTCGCGTCGATCGCGAAGGAGCTCGGCGTCGTGACGATCCTTCCGATCTACGAGGAGGACCAGACGGGCGTGTACTACAACACGACCGTCGTCGTGGATGCCGACGGGTCGATCCTCGGCAAGTACCGCAAGATCCACCTTCCGCACGTGGAGAAGTTCTGGGAGAAGTTCTACTTCCGCCCGGGGAACCTCGGCTATCCCGTCTTCGAGACCGCCGTCGGCAAGATCGGAACGTACATCTGCTACGACCGGCACTTCCCCGAGGGATGGCGCGAATACGGCCTGCGCGGGGCGCACATCGTGTTCAACCCCAATGCGACCAAGCCCGGCCTGTCGAACCGCCTCTGGGAGGTCGAGGGTCCGTGCGCCGCCGTCGCGAACGGCTACTTCGTGCTGCAGCCCAACCGCGTCGGTCTCGAGGACAACGAGTACGGCGATGAGGCGGTGAACTTCTACGGCACGAGCCAGGTGATCGATCCGCGGGGCAACTTCGTCGGCGCGCTCGGGTCCGGCGAGCACGAGGAGCTCCTCGTCCGCGACCTCGACATGGACATGGTCCAACAGATGCGCGACGACTGGCAGTTCTACCGGGATCGCCGGCCCGACACCTACGGAGACATCGTCGCGCCGTGACCCCCGTGGCATCCACGTCACCCGCGCCCGTCCACGTCGCCGCCCGCGTGCCCGCGAGACTGCACCACCCGGCCGAGCCTGCATCCCGCGGCCGCAGTCTCGGCCGCGAGATGCAGTCTCGCGGATCGAGGCGGCGGATGCCACAACACGAGCACTGCCGAGGGAAGGATCGACCATGACGAAGACACTCATCACCGGGGGCACTGTCGTCTCGGCCACGGGGCGCGTCGACGCCGACGTGCTGATCGACGGCGAGACGATCGTCGCGGTGCTCGCCCCCGGGTCAGAGTTGCTCGGCGGCGACCTCGCGGCATCCGTCGACACCGTCATCGACGCGACCGGCAAGTACGTCATCCCCGGGGGGATCGACGCGCACACGCACATGCAGCTGCCGTTCGGCGGAACCTCCGCCTCCGACACGTTCGAGACCGGAACGCGCGCCGCCGCGTGGGGCGGCACGACGACGATCGTCGACTTCGCCGTGCAGACGGCGGGCACGAAGGTCATGGACGGCCTCGCGAGGTGGCACGACCTCGCGGCGGGCAACTGCGCGATCGACTACGGCTTCCACCAGATCATCGGGGGCATCGACGACGACTCGCTCGCCGTCATGCCGACGCTCGTCGACGAGGGCATCACGAGCTTCAAGCTCTTCATGGCCTATCCGGGTGTCTTCTACTCGGATGACGCGCAGATCCTCCGCGCGATGCAGGTGTCGCGCGACACGGGCCTCCTGACGATGATGCATGCCGAGAACGGCCCCGCGATCGACGTGCTCGCCGCCCAGCTCATCGAGCAGCGGAAGACCGATCCGTACTTCCACGGGATCGCCCGGGCGTGGCAGATGGAGGAGGAGGCGACCCACCGCGCGATCATGCTCGCCCACCTCACCGGCGCGCCGCTGTACGTCGTCCACGTCAGTGCCAAACAAGCCGTGCAGCAGCTCGCGTGGGCACGGGACAACGGCCAGAACGTCTTCGGCGAGACGTGCCCGCAATACCTCTACCTCTCGCTCGAGGAGCAGCTCGGCGCGTCGAGCGAGAAGTGGGGCGCGTTCGAAGGCGCCAAGTGGGTCTGCTCGACGCCCCTGCGCTCCCGCGAGGAGGGGCACCAGGACCACATGTGGCAGGCGCTGCGGACGAACGACCTCCAGATGGTCTCGACCGACCACTGTCCGTTCTGCATGAAGGACCAGAAGGAGCTCGGGCTCGGCGACTTCCGGAAGATCCCCAACGGGATCGGGTCGGTCGAACACCGCATGGATCTCATGTACCAGGGCGTCGTGACAGGCAAGCTGACGCTCGAGCGCTGGGTCGAGCTCACGTCCACCACGCCCGCGCGCATGTTCGGGATGTACGGCCGGAAGGGTGTCATCCAGCCGGGTGCAGACGGCGACATCGTCATCTACGACCCCCACGGTCACACGTCCATCGGGATGCCGGTCGACGAGGCGGGCAACCCGACGGGGCGCACGCACCACATGAACATGGACCACTCCGCCTGGGAGGGCTTCGAGATCGACGGGCACGTCGACACGGTGATCTCACGCGGGACCGTCATCGTCGACGGCGGCGCGTACCTCGGGACGAAGGGTCACGGTCGCTACGTGCGACGCGGCCTGTCCCAGTACCTCACGTGAGACCCCCTCACACCGCCATCGACCGAGAGGAGCGACCCATGGACTTCGGCGTCGTCCTGCAGACCAATCCGCCCGCCGCGCGTACCGTGCAACTGGCTGCGCTGGCGGAGGCGCACGGATTCAGTCACGTGTGGACCTTCGACTCCCACCTGCTGTGGGAGGAGCCCTACGTCATCCACTCGGCCATCCTCGCCCAGACGAAGCGCGTCATCGTCGGTCCGTTCGTGACGAACCCCGCGACGCGGGACTGGACCGTGACGGCATCCGTCTTCGCGACCCTCAACGAGATGTACGGCAACCGCACGATCTGCGGCATCGGCCGCGGCGACTCCGCCGTCCGCGTCACCAACGGCACCCCCACGACGATGAAGGAACTGCGCGAGTCGATCCACGTCATCCGCGAGCTCGCCAACTCGCGTGCCGTCGAGTACAAGGGCGCGACGCTCCAGTTCCCGTGGAGCCGTGGGTCGACGCTCGACGTGTGGGTCGCCGCGTACGGTCCGATGGCGCTCGCTCTCACGGGACAGGTGGGAGACGGGTTCATCCTGCAGCTGGCCGACCTCGACATCGCCGAGTGGATGATCCGGACGGTCAAGGATGCCGCGGCTGCGGCCGGGCGAGACCCCGACGCCCTCGCGATCTGCGTCGCCGCGCCGATGTACATCGGAGACGACATCGCGCACATGCGCGAGCAATGCCGCTGGTTCGGCGGGATGGTCGGCAACCACGTCGCCGACATCGTTGCGAAGTACGGACACCACGGCGCGGTTCCCGACGCGCTCACCGACTACATCGAAGGGCGCACCGGGTACGACTACAACTCGCACGGCAGGTCGGGCAACGACCACGTCGATTTCGTGCCCGACGAGATCGTCGACCGCTTCTGCATCCTCGGAACCGCCGACGAGCACATCGAGAAGCTCAGGCGCCTGAAGGATCTCGGGGTCACGCAGTTCGCCGGCTACCTCCAGCACGACAACAAAGAGGAGACGCTCCGCGTCTACGGCGAGACCGTCATCCCGGCCCTCTCCGCCCACATCACGGCGAAGTCGTAGGGGGATGCTTCGGGAGGATTCCTCGCGCTGAGCGTTCCGTGCGGACGAGCGGATGTTCCGGGCGAACCGTCCGCACGACGCCCCACCACGGCGCGGGCTGCCGATCTAGCATGGCGATGGCAGCGCCGATGTCGTCGCGCCCCACGAAGGCGCACCACCGAGGAAGGAACCCCATGACCGAGACCGCGATCCTGGATCACTACGTGGGAGGTTCCGCGTGGGCGGGCACCTCGACCCGCACGGGCGATGTGTACAACCCCGCGCTCGGAACGGTGCAGAAGCAGGTGCGGCTCGCGACGGCATCCGATGTCTCCGACGCCGTCGCGGTCGCCGTCGACGCGGCCTCGTCGTGGCGGAACGCCTCGATCGCCAAGCGCCAGCAGGTCATGTTCGCGTTCCGCGAGCTGCTCAACGCACGCAAGGACGACCTCGCCGCGATCCTGACCGCCGAGCACGGCAAGGTCATCTCGGACGCACTCGGCGAGATCGCGCGCGGCATGGAGGTCGTCGAGTTCGCGTGCGGCGTCGGGCACCTGACGAAGGGCGCCTACTCCGAGAACGTCTCGACGGGCATCGACGTGTACTCCCTCCGCCAGCCGGTCGGCGTCGTCGGGATCATCAGCCCCTTCAACTTCCCGGCCATGGTGCCGCTGTGGTTCTTCTCCATCGCGATCGCGGCGGGGAACGCCGTCGTCCTGAAGCCGAGCGAGAAGGACCCGACGGCGGCCAACTGGATGGCTGAGCTGTTCTCCGAGGCGGGGCTCCCCGACGGCGTGTTCAACGTCGTCCACGGCGACAAGGAATCGGTCGACGCGCTGCTCTCGCACCCCGACGTCGCGGCGATCTCGTTCGTCGGCTCGACGCCGATCGCGAAGTACGTCTACGAGACGGCGACGAGCCACGGCAAGCGCGTGCAGGCGCTCGGCGGAGCGAAGAACCACATGCTCGTGCTCCCCGACGCCGATCTCGACCTCGCCGGCGACGCCGCCGTCAACGCCGGTTTCGGCTCCGCCGGAGAGCGCTGCATGGCCGTCTCGGTCGTGCTCGCGGTCGACTCCGTCGCCGACGCCCTCGTCGCGAAGGTGTCAGAGCGCATGGCGACGCTCCGAACGGGCGATGGGACCCGCGGATGCGACATGGGTCCGCTCATCACGAAGGTGCACCGCGACAAGGTCGCGTCGTACATCGACGTCGCGGCATCCGATGGGGCGACCGTCGTCGTCGACGGTCGCGGTATCGAGATCGACGGCGACCCGAACGGATTCTGGCTCGGCCCGACGCTCATCGACAAGGTGCCGACGTCGTCGACCGTCTACACCGACGAGATCTTCGGACCCGTCCTGTCGATCGTGCGCGTCGAGGGCTACGAAGAGGGACTCGAGATCATCAACGCGAGCCGCTACGGCAACGGCACGGCGATCTTCACGAACGACGGCGGTGCCGCCCGACGCTTCCAGCACGAAGTGACGGTGGGCATGATCGGCATCAACGTTCCGATTCCCGTGCCGGTCGCGTACCACTCGTTCGGCGGCTGGAAGGCCTCGCTCTTCGGCGACGCGAAGGCCTACGGCCCGCACGGCTTCGACTTCTACACCGCCGAGAAGGCCGTGACCTCCCGCTGGCTCGACCCCTCGCACGGGGGTCTGAACCTGGGCTTCCCCCAGCACGACTGATCCCGCACGCGGTCGTCGGCCGCGGCATCCGTCGTCGAGACCGGGGATCCCGCCGAAACCGGGTCGCACACCACCCTGGGTCGGCGGAACCCCTGGTCTCGGCGCGCATCGGTCTCGGCGCGAGGGCACCGGACGCGCGCGTCAGGCGAAGACGGCGACGGCGCCGGGGACGGCGGTGCAGCGGAGCGCGAACTCCGGACCCGTCAGCTCCTCGAGTTCGCCATCGTGGACGAAGACCGACGGATGCCCCGCGTCGGGGCGCACGATGAGGTCGATCGACGGCACCAGCATCCGCTCGACGTCGGCGCGTGAAGGCATGAGCCGAACTGCCCGCAGCACGGCGATCGTCTTCCGTCCGAACGCGAGCGCCGCGACGGCGCGCAGACGCGATCCTCGTGCGTGGTGGATGCGGACGTCGAGCATCCCCGTCTCGAGCTCGCCGCGCTGCATCGTCGCGACCTGATCGGGGTCGTGTTCCCCGATCCCGATGAACACCGACCACACTCGGGCGCGACGCCCGTCCCGCACGATCGTCAGGGGCTCCGCCGTCCGCATCGTCCGCCACGCGGCGACGACTCCCCCGAGCCACTTGCCGAGCCGCGCGTTCCGGCCCTCGCGCTCGTCGAGGAACTCGGGATACGTCCCGAGCGAGACGGCATTGATGGCGGTGACGGGCTCGCCCTCGTCGACGGACGCCTCGATGAGGCCGACGCGTACCGTCCGGCCG
This genomic stretch from Microbacterium sp. SLBN-146 harbors:
- a CDS encoding TIGR03842 family LLM class F420-dependent oxidoreductase, which produces MDFGVVLQTNPPAARTVQLAALAEAHGFSHVWTFDSHLLWEEPYVIHSAILAQTKRVIVGPFVTNPATRDWTVTASVFATLNEMYGNRTICGIGRGDSAVRVTNGTPTTMKELRESIHVIRELANSRAVEYKGATLQFPWSRGSTLDVWVAAYGPMALALTGQVGDGFILQLADLDIAEWMIRTVKDAAAAAGRDPDALAICVAAPMYIGDDIAHMREQCRWFGGMVGNHVADIVAKYGHHGAVPDALTDYIEGRTGYDYNSHGRSGNDHVDFVPDEIVDRFCILGTADEHIEKLRRLKDLGVTQFAGYLQHDNKEETLRVYGETVIPALSAHITAKS
- a CDS encoding nitrilase-related carbon-nitrogen hydrolase — translated: MTTVRAAISQTTWTGDKESMLDRHETFLRDAAADGAQVMCFQELFYGPYFGITQDKKYYRYAEPADGPIVQRFASIAKELGVVTILPIYEEDQTGVYYNTTVVVDADGSILGKYRKIHLPHVEKFWEKFYFRPGNLGYPVFETAVGKIGTYICYDRHFPEGWREYGLRGAHIVFNPNATKPGLSNRLWEVEGPCAAVANGYFVLQPNRVGLEDNEYGDEAVNFYGTSQVIDPRGNFVGALGSGEHEELLVRDLDMDMVQQMRDDWQFYRDRRPDTYGDIVAP
- a CDS encoding CoA-acylating methylmalonate-semialdehyde dehydrogenase; the encoded protein is MTETAILDHYVGGSAWAGTSTRTGDVYNPALGTVQKQVRLATASDVSDAVAVAVDAASSWRNASIAKRQQVMFAFRELLNARKDDLAAILTAEHGKVISDALGEIARGMEVVEFACGVGHLTKGAYSENVSTGIDVYSLRQPVGVVGIISPFNFPAMVPLWFFSIAIAAGNAVVLKPSEKDPTAANWMAELFSEAGLPDGVFNVVHGDKESVDALLSHPDVAAISFVGSTPIAKYVYETATSHGKRVQALGGAKNHMLVLPDADLDLAGDAAVNAGFGSAGERCMAVSVVLAVDSVADALVAKVSERMATLRTGDGTRGCDMGPLITKVHRDKVASYIDVAASDGATVVVDGRGIEIDGDPNGFWLGPTLIDKVPTSSTVYTDEIFGPVLSIVRVEGYEEGLEIINASRYGNGTAIFTNDGGAARRFQHEVTVGMIGINVPIPVPVAYHSFGGWKASLFGDAKAYGPHGFDFYTAEKAVTSRWLDPSHGGLNLGFPQHD
- the hydA gene encoding dihydropyrimidinase, producing the protein MTKTLITGGTVVSATGRVDADVLIDGETIVAVLAPGSELLGGDLAASVDTVIDATGKYVIPGGIDAHTHMQLPFGGTSASDTFETGTRAAAWGGTTTIVDFAVQTAGTKVMDGLARWHDLAAGNCAIDYGFHQIIGGIDDDSLAVMPTLVDEGITSFKLFMAYPGVFYSDDAQILRAMQVSRDTGLLTMMHAENGPAIDVLAAQLIEQRKTDPYFHGIARAWQMEEEATHRAIMLAHLTGAPLYVVHVSAKQAVQQLAWARDNGQNVFGETCPQYLYLSLEEQLGASSEKWGAFEGAKWVCSTPLRSREEGHQDHMWQALRTNDLQMVSTDHCPFCMKDQKELGLGDFRKIPNGIGSVEHRMDLMYQGVVTGKLTLERWVELTSTTPARMFGMYGRKGVIQPGADGDIVIYDPHGHTSIGMPVDEAGNPTGRTHHMNMDHSAWEGFEIDGHVDTVISRGTVIVDGGAYLGTKGHGRYVRRGLSQYLT
- a CDS encoding sensor histidine kinase, giving the protein MFRRLTTARLVVDVSIGVVFFLVAAPLEVATTGVTGLPARFGPGLETGLAVAIALLFSAALAIRRLSPGLALGAAWVGAIIQMALGRPPSFADFAIFGVLYVTAAYGTRLVYWAGLASATLGAVVITVYLLVGPVFAAGGLSWQTLPIALVMLVAAAFALGLSWTTGALVRTAVRARENKRAQERAEAEAIAEQERVRIARDMHDVVAHSLAVIVAQADGARYALAAGATDAAATGSAASDSSVATEALGTISSTARSALSDVRLLLTQLRHSQGDGPQPTLADLEQLYAQVRAAGVALAVDVDPAPPGVPPAAVQLAVYRILQEALTNALRHKGEGGVRVRLAWHPDRVLLDVRNAVGSTPAGGSGHGLVGMSERAKLIGGTLDAGVSGDEFVVSAALPIGGGPR
- a CDS encoding response regulator transcription factor, encoding MIRVVLVDDQALFRAGIRMLVGSQPDLEVVGEAADGREAIDVVRATNPDVVLMDIRMPVMDGLTATAELLGDPAPPRIVMLTTFDLDEAAARAIRQGASGFLLKDADPEFLLAAIRTVHAGSAVIAASATRELFAQAAGAAARPVPPSYGDLTEREKEIFALAARGLSNSEIAAREYLSEATVKTHISRILTKLALRDRVQLVVFAFDHGLV
- a CDS encoding diacylglycerol kinase family protein, producing MQTRTPQPGAGVLIVRNSASGTSVVRFDPAPVIAERLPGATFRELSDGEDFATVIADAMAGDAPDVLGIYGGDGSVARMIELARKYDRPLLVLPGGTFNHFARAAGLDDVDAGIDAFERGRTVRVGLIEASVDEGEPVTAINAVSLGTYPEFLDEREGRNARLGKWLGGVVAAWRTMRTAEPLTIVRDGRRARVWSVFIGIGEHDPDQVATMQRGELETGMLDVRIHHARGSRLRAVAALAFGRKTIAVLRAVRLMPSRADVERMLVPSIDLIVRPDAGHPSVFVHDGELEELTGPEFALRCTAVPGAVAVFA